Genomic segment of Populus nigra chromosome 14, ddPopNigr1.1, whole genome shotgun sequence:
aacttaatgatCTCAAGTTTAAGGATTACTTATATAACCATTACGTGAGTCTTTCCATAGACACATATAATATTTCCATATGAAACTTTTATGTAGGTTAGTTCAGTGCATatgtcatattatttatataCTAATTATAAGTATCACTCATATCTTAACTTATGATAATAGttgtttcttttcataaaaaaaagaagaacataaCATGTACGAGTTTCAATGACCTAATTAATATTCAGTCTTAATAGAGCATTAACCAGAagatttagaaataattttttgatacaaTATGAATCTTATAATCACAATaatattgtaattttctttacaaagcatttttatctcaataattttatctttattctaaatttattaatcaaatatttgataaatattaaaaataaataaatatttattaataaattaaatatatttacatgaacaaaattaatattatatgtaaCCAACAAATTACATACATGGCATATACATATACACTAATATAGACAATTCTAGAGTAGTTTGAATCGTGTACTAAAGTTCTTTCTTTCCCATAATATTCATTTATTCGTATTTTACATTTTTAGAACTATAGTAGCTTAGCTTAGCACTAACTCATGGTTTATAGCATTTTCAAGAATTTTGGTTAGGTGCATTTATAataacatagttttaaaacccggcccGGTGGGTCGACctgggacccggccgacccggggcTGGAACTAAgctgggttgaagaaaaaagaggggAAGAAAAAACCCGTTGTGACCCGACTGACCCAGTAATCCGGTCAAAACCTGATTGCAAtccgttgatttttgtttttttataaaacgaagttgttttgatttttaaaaaaaaaaatgatccggACGACCTGGTCAAAACCTGAAACCTGGGCTTTGAACCGGGTCgggtcgggtttaaaaactataaataataagCAGACTATTAACATGCCATTGATGAATGTAATCAACCCAGCTAAAGAAGTTATTACAgtcacacacacatacacactgCAGACCATCAACAACACACTGTTtggtatttacttttttattttttatatgattgacCAATCATTAGAGATCTCACCACTTATCACCTCAGTCTATGTTCaagttgttttattattgaTCTTCTCCAAAATCTGATTTCTTTCTTGGATTATGTGGCTGTGACAGTTATGAGCCTGGACATATAATTGCTCACAGGTATCCATGAACAACGCCATCTCCTTCTTGATCTCATCCATCTTCAGTTTTACAAAATCTTCTTCCCTGCTAGCAAGCCCTGCTGCTTTCTTCAAGAGTGGCTCGATTTCCACAATCAATCTGTCGGCAAGAGCCTTTACATTTTTCATGGCTGTGATTCTAGTGAAAGTTGCACGGTCAATTTTTTCCACGAACTCCCGCTCCTCCTTCAATGCTTTCTGGTACCGATTCCAAAAGTCATAACAACTTTTCATCCCTTTCACTGGAACGTCTAGCGCAGTGACCAAAGCAGTTACAACAGGTGGTGCAGCAGAGACGGCAACTGCTACTACATTGGAAATCATCACAAAGACAAAAAGAGATACAAACAACACATAAGTCACTGCCCTCCAAATCGTcacttttttgaatttcttatcaAGCTTCCTCTTACGAGATCTTATTTTCTCCAACAAGGATTGCTGCTGCTCACGAACTGATTGGAACAGATCAAAGAACTCCGAGGTAAATGGACTGCCAGCCGCCACAAACTTCTGTAATTCTTCTAATGTCTCTACATACTTCTCCTTCTCGTAATGCGTAACGGCAGCCTGTATATGCTTCTGGCTAGTACGAGCGCGTAAAACACATCTTTGTAGTTCACTACAAAAATCCATATATTTGATGCTACCATCAAAGTATTCCTCAACCAAAGACAACAATTCTGGTTTATTCCATATATCTTCCTTGCTTTCGAGAATGAAAGTAACACATCTCGGGTCAGGTCAAAAAGCAAATGTAAGACATCTTTAAATAAGTCTAAGGATCTAATATCGGAATTACCAGTGACAAGGGAATTTCCGACAATCTTAGTCCTTTCAAGGACTTTGGCACCGAAGGATCCTAAGCGTGGATCTTTCTTACAAGCATCCTCGTATGAGCTGAAATCTTTTGCGAATCCGAAATCACCATTACTGGTCTTGCTAGATTGGCCTCCCATGACAACCAAATGGTAACCacctaaaattcaagaaaacccAACGTAAGCAAAAATATAGGGTCTTTTTCACTTTAAATGTAATCTAACTATAAGAGTATATATACATAATGCTGTGTAAAACCAAGTGATCAAGTTGACTCAGATATCACAACGCAGCTTATGAAAACAAGCAAAATTGAAGTAAAAACTAGCACATggaaataagaaacaaaaaaacccaaattaacAAACCTTTGATATAATCTTTGAAACCCAGAAGCAAAGCGTTCACTTGATTACACAGTTAAGAGTAAATGaattcaaaaaaccaaaaacaaaagttcATGAAACTAGCTAACAGCTTAGAACTTGTATCAAATGAGATATGACAATATTAGAAAGTAAGTAACTTTCTCTCAAATAAAAGGCTGAGATGATGCGAACCCAAGAGATAAGGTTTTTGAAGATATTTACTTAAGAAGTTACTTGGAAAGGAAAAAAGGTCAAGAGAACGCGTGGAGTGTTTGATGATATGCAATATTTTCAACTGTTAGAAGCTTCAACTGAGCTTCCGAGTTTTGGCTGATATATCTGTTCCACGGACAGAACTTTGAATGAAAAGAAGTGGTCTTGATTCCTTTTGGAGAcagatattttatcaaaatttgaattttaactatatattcAGAAAAATCAATTTGCCATGGTCCGATTCATGCATTCATTGAATGCTAATCTTGTTTCTGAACAAACTCTTCTGTGAGACCCCTTCAACAAGTAAAATCATCagtataaatattcaagaacaCATTCTCCAGACAACAGATGCCTAATGCACCCACAATCAAAGACCAAAAGAGCTTCCTTGGGTGCCCTCCAAGTACTTAATTTGTCCTGCCACTCATCTAATTCCCATTAATAGACAATCCTTTAGCAAACAGCTCTTTAATTGTATATTTCATCATGCATATCAAAgttcgaaaatatattaaactagtgtataaatattaaaaaatattagtagcTTATCATtacaaaaacattataaataaaagatgatttAGGAAAAAGTagagtttatatatgtttaaatctataaactcaagataaaaaagcttaaattaatatacttaaattaaaacaagaaggATATTTACTTATTAAAGCACTTTAAAGTAATGAatcttttgttattgttaaagaTAAATCATTTgtctttaaaactttattaCTTCTCACTCATGCAAGCTCCTCACTTGTGCAGTTAAAATATATGCAAAATATCTCCAAAGATTCCAACAACATCATCTTAGTTTAGATACACTTTTAAACCAAAGTCTTTgaaccaaataatataaaaataaaatatcttttaaaaaatatgaacctAAGCTCTagattttgagaagaaaatcaaagcataaaatgaaaataaaacactaaaatatgaAGTGAGGAAGagtgaataaaaatttaaaaaatatttggtttaaACTCTTCCTTCACCTcctttttatagtgaatttgaGAACTTAAAaggtttaagaattaattcacATCATTATCAACCATTGAATAGTCaccataaattaagaattaaatctagaaaaatcaatggttctttgagattaatttcttattcactcataatttatttaattaaaacaaatttccaacAATCCCTTGTATGAATGAAAATTGTCTTACTAGTTTAAGAACAACTCAAAGATTTGTTGAGATGTACTCATTTGGTAGATTACTACATCATAATAGGTAGCTATTGACTTTGAACATTTCTCGGTGAAATACTATCGGATTTACTCGACTAAATAGTGAACGCTATGTCTTGAATTATTCGTCTTTTATATAAACCAAGACAATAGTACTCATATAGTTCTCTatctagagattttttttttgttctcactATTGTGTTCATTTTGGCTTTAAATAACTCATAGATTCATAAGTGCTTTATAGAattcatcatttattaaaattctcaaagaaaTAATTGTATTTCTCACTTATATAGGTAATCTTTTATTAAGAGAATTTTACGATACTCTACTTGATGTACcaagatatgaaaataattaaaagcttataaataatttatcacgCTGCAGCTAACACTTATTTTATCATAAGAATaagtagaaaataatatttttctaatgttGCCGAGAATGTTATATGACTTAGATTTCCATTTGAAcctaaatgttgagatctccaaCCAACTAAATATGGTTATTATCATTatactttttcatcttttaaaagcTTTAAATCTATTTTCGTCAATGTATATACAAactttcttaataaatttttgGTTAGTGGGATCcgcaatatttttcttttactttacaaagtcaatgaaaataatttcatttaagaGCAAGTGTTAAATGAACAAAATCACTATCCATTCACTATTATATCTCAAAACCTTATCAAACTGTTTAAATTAAtagattgaattgattttttttaaatattacctGTTAATATTTCTATTACAAATAGGAAATTccaagagtatttttttttttgtctcatccAAAAACTTCTACAATTCCTTAAGCCATTTGAGAAATACAATTCCGGCTTTACAAAATGAACTGTGTTTTTCACACGACATTTTGGGATTTTACACCAGCCTTCCCTGACATTACATCAAGGATTCCTCAAAACATGCGACTAAATTCACGGAACTGCAATGTGATGTTATGTAGTGCGACGATACATTCTATGAAAAGGCAGTACTATTGTAATTCGTTCAAGGCATCATAGCAAGGACTAATTTTACTACTGCATAATTGAAGAACACAGGGGAATGGCTTAAAATGCTCACCATTCAGGTTTATTACCCAAATCAACAAACTTCATGTCATAAGGCAGATGCTTTTCCTCCAAAGTAAGCACTAccttttgacaaaaaaaaaccctaaaaaaagcTTTCAAAACCATTAGTTTGGCATTTCCAAACGATCCATCAAAAAACAAAGGTGATGTACATACCATCACCAAGTTTACCAGGACAGTAACAGAAGCTTTGACAAGATTTTAAGAGGATCCAGTAACTGAAGCACTAGACATTGAAACagtgagatttattttgattcattgtCGTTTAAAACCAAGGCAAGCCTTTTCCATTGGTGGATAGGTTTTAAGTAGTTGATTGACTGTAATAGAATCCCAATTGATATTTAGTTTTGTTAGCTCTTCTTGAGCAGAGTCCCACTTTGAGTATTTCGAGTTGTTCTAAAAGAGTCACAGGTCTCCCAACAGAGAATTACTGAACACCAGAATCGTTTCAGAAAAACTATCCACTTGCCCTTCTCACTTTCTGACAAAAATCCATGGACAAATACTTTTGCTACAG
This window contains:
- the LOC133673038 gene encoding UPF0496 protein At2g18630-like, with the protein product MDFCSELQRCVLRARTSQKHIQAAVTHYEKEKYVETLEELQKFVAAGSPFTSEFFDLFQSVREQQQSLLEKIRSRKRKLDKKFKKVTIWRAVTYVLFVSLFVFVMISNVVAVAVSAAPPVVTALVTALDVPVKGMKSCYDFWNRYQKALKEEREFVEKIDRATFTRITAMKNVKALADRLIVEIEPLLKKAAGLASREEDFVKLKMDEIKKEMALFMDTCEQLYVQAHNCHSHIIQERNQILEKINNKTT